In Fusarium oxysporum Fo47 chromosome XII, complete sequence, one DNA window encodes the following:
- a CDS encoding uncharacterized protein (expressed protein) encodes MPGIGSIYTTGAIDGKKLHIFYTATNNHLAFEYRDEGRVNDAPETLISSSDDIPGIILDNSQIATSYLLGTQIVTGFTKKKKDGATVADTGAVDYDDKYHSVSVLSPVYFSLDKTEKNNLTIASCNSDYDAWVYYFKGTPEDRLLVETHVNSGEQHDIDDTISIDQHSSVAAYYDPENDRRCVIVQSSSNQTFYEYVPDGDGDTQHLKYTDDAQSGTTTAISYVNGTVYLYYTNRSQEIRVVSKQVGKSWGSPQEVKGSKVDLASQLTVVASEKGNHLFYVAKGDPKSKINHVLHKR; translated from the exons ATGCCCGGCATTGGTAGTATTTACACCACAGGTGCCATCGACGGCAAGAAGCTTCATATCTTCTACACAGCCACTAACAACCACCTCGCCTTTGAGTATCGTGATGAAGGTCGTGTGAATGACGCTCCCGAGACTCTTATCTCTAGCAGCGACGATATTCCAGGCATAATTCTTGACAACAGTCAGATCGCCACCTCATACCTTCTTGGCACCCAGATCGTCACTGGtttcaccaagaagaagaaggacggTGCTACTGTCGCTGATACTGGTGCCGTCGATTATGATGACAAGTATCACAGTGTCTCTGTTCTCAGTCCAGTGTACTTCTCGCTCGACAAGACGGAGAAGAATAACTTGACCATTGCGTCGTGCAACTCTGACTACGATGCTTGGGTCTATTACTTCAA GGGAACACCTGAGGATCGCCTTCTGGTTGAGACGCATGTCAACTCAGGCGAGCAGCATGACATTGATGATACTATCTCGATTGACCAGCATTCATCTGTCGCGGCTTACTATGATCCCGAGAATGATAGACGCTGTGTGATCGTCCAGTCTTCTTCTAACCAGACATTCTACGAGTACGTTCCTGACGGCGACGGAGACA CTCAACACTTGAAGTACACCGATGATGCACAGTCTGGCACCACTACGGCTATTTCATATGTCAACGGAACTGTCTATCTCTACTACACGAACCGTAGCCAGGAGATTCGCGTTGTGAGCAAGCAGGTTGGAAAGAGTTGGGGTAGTCCCCAGGAGGTTAAGGGAAGTAAGGTGGATCTTGCAAGTCAGTTGACTGTCGTTGCTAGCGAGAAGGGCAACCACCTATTCTACGTGGCCAAAGGCGATCCCAAATCCAAGATCAACCATGTCCTCCATAAGAGGTAG